A stretch of the Papaver somniferum cultivar HN1 chromosome 6, ASM357369v1, whole genome shotgun sequence genome encodes the following:
- the LOC113288149 gene encoding serine acetyltransferase 1, chloroplastic-like — MAICFENHRPKTSTNRSSQNDGTSLYKCRKFLIPDISEIAPCSSFNQDQFKRPIAQKDEVWLKIREEATNDVEEEPILSEYYFRSIQSHCSLESSLANHLAMKLSNSNLQTNILCEIFMGIFNEDQEIRKSIRFDLSAVKERDPACISYVHCILNFKGFLAIQSHRIAHKLWSQDRKTLALLIQNRVSEVFGVDIHPGAKIGHGILLDHATGVVIGETAVIGNNVSILHNVTLGGTGKVCGDRHPKIGDGVLIGACTSILGNVRIGEGAKIGAGSVVLKDVPARTTAVGNPARLLGGKENPMKLDKIPSLTMDHTSFLCNSPDYVI, encoded by the coding sequence ATGGCAATTTGCTTTGAGAATCACAGACCCAAAACATCAACAAATCGGTCTTCTCAAAATGATGGTACGTCTCTATACAAGTGTAGAAAATTCTTAATACCCGATATCTCTGAAATTGCACCATGTTCTTCTTTTAATCAAGATCAATTCAAGAGACCCATTGCTCAAAAGGATGAAGTTTGGTTGAAGATACGTGAAGAAGCTACAAATGATGTCGAAGAAGAGCCCATTCTGTCAGAATATTATTTCAGGTCAATTCAATCTCATTGTTCTTTGGAAAGTTCATTAGCTAATCATTTAGCAATGAAACTAAGCAACTCAAATCTTCAAACCAACATACTTTGTGAAATCTTCATGGGTATTTTTAATGAAGATCAAGAAATTAGAAAATCAATTAGATTTGATTTAAGTGCTGTTAAAGAAAGAGACCCAGCTTGTATTAGTTATGTTCATTGCATTTTAAACTTCAAAGGGTTCTTGGCAATTCAATCACATAGGATTGCACACAAATTATGGTCACAAGATAGGAAAACACTAGCTCTTTTGATTCAGAATAGAGTATCTGAAGTATTTGGAGTTGATATTCATCCCGGTGCGAAAATCGGGCATGGGATACTACTCGATCATGCAACCGGTGTTGTTATCGGCGAAACAGCGGTGATCGGAAACAATGTGTCGATTCTGCATAATGTGACATTGGGTGGAACAGGAAAAGTTTGTGGTGATAGACACCCAAAAATTGGCGATGGTGTTTTAATAGGCGCATGCACATCAATCTTAGGCAATGTTAGAATTGGTGAAGGTGCTAAAATTGGTGCAGGATCAGTTGTTTTAAAAGATGTACCAGCAAGAACTACTGCTGTTGGTAATCCTGCTAGACTACTAGGAGGTAAAGAAAATCCAATGAAGTTAGATAAAATTCCTAGCTTAACAATGGATCATACTTCATTTTTATGTAATTCCCCTGATTATGTAATTTGA
- the LOC113288150 gene encoding 30S ribosomal protein S10, chloroplastic-like produces MASSSMPATLTILPSSNSSNSLKPKPSSFSLPTNVSRFSSLKSRHTFRIFAAPELLDTAETLDSLTESLDGANLEALQAAGIEVPGTSKIAIAADVDKMAPKQKIRIKLRSYWVPLIEDSCKQIMDAARTSNAKTMGPVPLPTKKRIFCVLKSPHVHKDARFHFEIRTHQRLIDILYPTAQTIDSLMSLDLPAGVDVEVKL; encoded by the exons atggcttcctcttCAATGCCTGCAACTCTGACCATTCTTCCATCTTCTAACTCCAGCAATTCCTTGAAACCAAAACCATCGAGTTTTTCTCTACCTACAAATGTTTCAAgattttcatctctgaaatctaGGCATACTTTTAGGATTTTTGCTGCACCAGAGCTTCTTGACACTGCAGAAACTTTGGACAGTCTTACTGAAAGCCTAGACGGAGCCAATTTGGAAGCTCTTCAG GCTGCTGGTATTGAAGTTCCTGGTACATCTAAAATTGCTATCGCGGCTGATGTTGATAAG ATGGCACCAAAACAGAAGATTAGAATTAAATTGAGGTCCTACTGGGTTCCTCTTATAGAGGATTCATGCAAGCAGATCATGGATGCAGCAAGAACATCGAATGCGAAGACCATGGGGCCTGTACCTCTACCCACCAAGAAGAGAATCTTTTGTGTTCTCAAGTCTCCTCACGTTCATAAAGATGCAAGATTCCATTTTGAGATCAGGACTCACCAACGGCTGATCGATATTCTTTACCCAACTGCACAAACAATAGACTCGTTGATGTCACTCGACCTTCCTGCTGGAGTTGATGTTGAGGTCAAACTGTGA